The following coding sequences lie in one Takifugu flavidus isolate HTHZ2018 chromosome 4, ASM371156v2, whole genome shotgun sequence genomic window:
- the hcfc1a gene encoding host cell factor 1a isoform X1 encodes MNLDYCCTIRLHASVFGLTAPKKVIMSATGTTASVLQPRWKRVLGWSGPVPRPRHGHRAVAIKELMVVFGGGNEGIVDELHVYNTATNQWFIPAVRGDIPPGCAAYGFVCDGTRLLVFGGMVEYGKYSNDLYELQASRWEWKKLKAKNPKNGPPPCPRLGHSFSLVGNKCYLFGGLANDSEDPKNNIPRYLNDLYTLELRAGSSVVGWDIPITYGVLPPPRESHTAVVYTDKASRKSRLIIYGGMSGCRLGDLWTLDIDTLTWNKPSVSGTAPLPRSLHSATTITNKMYVFGGWVPLVMDDVKVATHEKEWKCTNTLACLNLDNMCWETVLMDTLEDNIPRARAGHCAVAINSRLYVWSGRDGYRKAWNNQVCCKDLWYLETERPHAPARVQLVRANTNSLEVSWGAVSTADTYLLQLQKYDIPATPAAASPAMSATSSLPVNSPKSPAPAAAAPSAQSLPQTAVLKVAAQQSATGASVVTVRPSQPIKSPVTVTSLPPGVRMVVPAQSTQGTPIGSSPQMSGMAALAAAAAATQKIPPSSAGTVLNVPAGATILKTVAVTPGATTMKVASPVMVSNPATRMLKTAAAQVGTAAAASPTTTRPIITVHKSGTVTVSQQAQVVTTVVGGVTKTITLVKSPLAMGGSGAMISNLGKMMSVVQTKPVQTSAVTGQASTNPLTQIIQTKGPLPAGTILKLVTSADGKPTTIITTSQAGGTGNKPTILNISGVSPTTTKQGTTIIKTIPMSAIMTQPGATGVTSSTGIKTPITILTTKVMTTGTPGKIITAVPKLATAAGQQGLTQVVLKGAPGQPGTILRTVPMSTMGGVRLVTPVTVSAVKPTVTTLVVKGTTGVTTLGTVSGTVSTSLAGNTVDSSNASLVTPITTLGTIATLSSQVITPSAMTVSAAQTSLTSASTLPSSTMTVQNQPTQVTLITTPSGVEAQPVQDLPVSILASPTSEQPSSTEAGAAGDGSGTVTLVCSNPPCETHETGTTNTATTSSATMGAGKVCSNPPCETHETGTTNTATTSSATIGAGKVCSNPPCETHETGTTNTATTSSATIGVGKVCSNPPCETHETGTTNTATTSSATIGAGKVCSNPPCETHETGTTNTATTASSNMSALRVCSNPPRETHETGTTNTATTASANIGQPQQVCSNPPCETHVTGTTNTATQSSSNMNTSLTGTTQRVCSNPPCETHETGTTNTPSTATSSMGGEQTSTVTGIVQQECSNPPCETHETGTTNTATTATCSMETTEGTATQQTEGEAKAASNTEVVATTAATDIVTTTQGRAITTVTQSTPAPGPSVPLISSITEGVSTAESSTEEPMQTDETPSAESAPAAEEAAAAVAMEAQAEGETAAAAALNLPSELMTEGQGATLMVTGLSDEELAVTAAAEAAAHAAATEEAQALAIQAVLQAAQQAVMSEGDSTAETQQPTNIPIMLTQQELAALVQQQQLQEAQAAAQQASVGTSLPTEGLAPADSLNDPSVESNGHNEMAAAVTSAVASLLPCATAETLAPSSTFAPVVSVASPAKLQAAATLAEVANGIEGEKQDPQPAPVKPAVKKENQWFDVGIVKVTNMVVTHFYVPADDSHGDDDSGVVPDYAQMKKMELQPGTAYKFRVAGINACGRGSFSEISAFKTCLPGFPGAPCAIKISKSSDGAHLTWEPPSVTSGKIIEYSVYLAIQSNQTAEAKASTPAQLAFMRVYCGPNPSCLVQSSSLSNAHIDYTTKPAIIFRIAARNEKGYGPATQVRWLQESGKDASSAKPAPKRPGTSPDAKATGPKKARTDQ; translated from the exons ATGAATTTGGACTATTGTTGCACGATCAGACTACACGCCAGTGTTTTTGGACTTACTGCACCGAAAAAAGTGA TCATGTCTGCCACTGGGACCACGGCGTCAGTTCTGCAGCCGCGGTGGAAACGGGTCCTCGGATGGTCCGGTCCGGTTCCGCGGCCCAGACATGGACACAGAGCAGTGGCCATAAAGGAGCTTATGGTCGTCTTTGGTGGTGGAAATGAGGGGATTGTTGATGAACTACACGTATATAATACAG cTACAAACCAGTGGTTCATCCCAGCAGTCCGTGGCGATATTCCTCCAGGTTGTGCTGCCTATGGGTTTGTCTGCGATGGCACAAGGTTGTTGGTATTTGGTGGAATGGTTGAATATGGAAAGTACAGCAATGATCTCTATGAGCTTCAG GCCAGCAGATGGGAatggaaaaaattaaaagccaaaAATCCAAAGAATGGCCCCCCTCCTTGTCCTCGTCTTGGCCACAGTTTTTCTCTAGTTGGCAACAAATGCTACTTGTTTGGTGGACTAGCTAATGACAGCGAGGacccaaaaaacaacattcCCAG atatttaaatgatttgtaCACACTTGAGCTCCGTGCTGGTTCTAGTGTGGTAGGATGGGATATTCCTATTACTTATGGAGTTCTGCCTCCTCCGCGGGAAAGCCACACTGCTGTCGTATACACAGACAAGGCAAGCAGGAAATCACGGCTGATAATTTATGGAGGGATGAGTGGCTGTCGCCTTGGAGATCTGTGGACTCTTGACATTG ATACCCTTACATGGAACAAACCTTCAGTTAGTGGGACAGCTCCGCTTCCAAGAAGTCTTCACTCTGCCACCACTATCACAAACAA GATGTACGTTTTTGGAGGATGGGTTCCTTTAGTAATGGATGATGTCAAAGTGGCCACGCATGAGAAAGAGTGGAAGTGCACAAACACCCTTGCCTGCCTAAATCTCG ATAACATGTGCTGGGAAACAGTGTTGATGGATACTCTTGAGGACAACATCCCCAGGGCCCGTGCTGGCCACTGTGCTGTGGCCATCAATTCCCGACTCTACGTTTGGAGTGGCCGTGATGGTTATCGCAAAGCCTGGAACAACCAGGTTTGTTGTAAAGACCTCTGGTACCTAGAAACAG AGCGTCCACATGCCCCCGCCAGGGTGCAGTTAGTCCGTGCCAACACAAACTCCCTGGAGGTGAGCTGGGGTGCCGTTTCAACGGCTGACACCTACTTACTGCAGCTTCAGAAGTATGACATCCCTGCaactccagctgcagcttctccagccatgAGTGCAACCTCCTCACTGCCAGTAAACTCTCCCAAGAGCCCCGCCCCGGCTGCTGCAGCCCCCTCAGCTCAGAGTTTACCACAGACAG CTGTGTTAAAGGTTGCAGCTCAGCAGTCTGCAACGGGTGCATCTGTTGTCACCGTTCGACCCAGTCAGCCCATAAAATCTCCTGTcactgtgacatcacttcctccaggAGTTCGAATGGTAGTTCCTGCACAGTCCACTCAAGGAACG CCAATTGGTTCCAGCCCTCAGATGAGTGGCATGGcagctttagcagcagctgcagcagcaacacagaagATCCCACCTTCGTCTGCAGGCACAGTTCTCAACGTTCCTGCTGGTGCAACTATTCTCAAGACAGTCGCTGTGACTCCTGGTGCTACCACCATGAAAGTTGCTTCTCCGGTCATG GTCAGCAACCCAGCCACACGGATGCTAAAAACCGCTGCAGCACAGGTgggcacagcagcagcagcatctcctacCACCACCAGACCCATCATCACTGTGCACAAGTCAGGCACTGTCACAGTGTCTCAGCAGGCCCAAGTGGTAACCACCGTAGTGGGAGGAGTTACCAAAACCATTACTCTGGTTAAGAGTCCCCTCGCTATGGGCGGAAGTGGCGCTATG ATCTCCAACCTTGGCAAGATGATGTCTGTGGTGCAGACCAAGCCAGTGCAGACATCAGCTGTCACAGGCCAGGCTTCCACCAACCCTCTCACACAGATCATACAG aCAAAGGGTCCGCTCCCAGCCGGCACCATTTTAAAGCTCGTGACTTCTGCAGATGGCAAGCCTACAACTATCATTACCACATCTCaggcaggaggaacaggaaatAAGCCCACTATCCTGAACATCAGTGGAGTTTCTCCTACCACCACTAAACAGGGCACCACGATTATTAAAACCATCCCCATGTCGGCCATCATGACACAGCCTGGTGCTACAG GTGTAACAAGCAGCACAGGCATCAAAACCCCCATCACAATCCTTACCACAAAGGTGATGACCACTGGAACTCCGGGGAAGATCATCACTGCAGTGCCCAAACTCGCCACTGCAGCTGGTCAACAGGGTCTTACACAG GTGGTGTTAAAGGGAGCTCCCGGCCAGCCTGGCACCATTTTGCGGACTGTACCAATGAGCACAATGGGGGGTGTACGGCTTGTCACACCAGTGACTGTGTCTGCTGTTAAACCCACTGTCACAACGCTGGTTGTCAAGGGGACCACAG GTGTCACCACGCTTGGGACAGTGAGTGGTACTGTCTCCACCAGCCTGGCAGGAAATACAGTCGACAGTTCCAACGCCTCTCTGGTTACCCCCATCACCACACTGGGGACCATTGCTACCTTGTCCAGCCAGGTCATCACCCCATCCGCTATGACTGTGTCTGCTGCCCAGACTAGTCTAACGTCTGCGTCCACGCTGCCCTCCTCAACCATGACTGTTCAG AATCAGCCCACCCAGGTGACTCTAATCACAACTCCAAGTGGTGTAGAAGCTCAGCCAGTCCAGGATCTACCAGTGTCCATCCTGGCTTCACCCACGTCTGAACAGCCCAGCTCCActgaggctggagcagctggtgatgGGTCTGGGACTGTGACCCTGGTCTGCTCAAACCCACCTTGTGAGACCCACGAGACAGGAACAACCAATACAGCTACAACTTCCTCTGCTACCATGGGAGCAGGAAAAGTGTGTTCCAACCCACCCTGTGAGACCCACGAGACGGGAACAACCAATACAGCTACAACTTCCTCTGCTACCATCGGAGCGGGAAAAGTGTGCTCCAACCCACCCTGTGAGACCCACGAGACGGGAACAACCAATACAGCTACAACTTCCTCTGCTACCATCGGAGTGGGAAAAGTGTGTTCCAACCCACCTTGTGAGACCCACGAGACGGGAACAACCAATACAGCTACAACTTCCTCTGCTACCATCGGAGCAGGAAAAGTGTGCTCCAACCCACCCTGTGAGACCCACGAGACAGGGACTACCAACACGGCCACAACTGCATCTTCAAACATGTCTGCACTCCGTGTATGCTCCAACCCACCGCGTGAGACCCACGAAACTGGGACAACTAACACAGCAACCACAGCATCAGCTAATATAGGACAGCCCCAGCAGGTGTGCTCCAATCCACCCTGTGAAACCCACGTCACAGGTACCACCAACACAGCAACCCAGTCCTCCTCTAACATGAACACAAGCCTGACAGGAACCACGCAGAGGGTGTGCTCAAACCCGCCCTGTGAAACACACGAGACGGGGACCACCAACACCCCGTCCACGGCCACCTCCAGCATGGGAGGTGAGCAGACAAGTACAGTTACGGGCATTGTCCAGCAGGAATGTTCAAACCCACCTTGTGAAACGCATGAAACTGGGACCACCAACACAGCCACCACTGCTACCTGTAGCATGGAAACAACTGAAGGAACAG CCACCCAGCAGACGGAAGGGGAAGCTAAAGCCGCTAGCAACACGGAGGTAGTTGCCACCACTGCAGCGACTGACATCGTTACCACCACTCAGGGCAGGGCCATCACTACTGTCACTCAGTCTACTCCAGCCCCCGGACCATCTGTTCCT TTGATTTCATCGATCACAGAGGGCGTGAGCACTGCTGAGAGCTCCacagaggaacccatgcagaccGATGAGACGCCATCAGCTGAGTCGGCACCTGCGGCGGAGGAGGCTGCGGCAGCAGTGGCGATGGAGGCGCAGGCGGAA GGGGAGACggccgcagcagcagcgttgAATCTTCCCTCCGAGCTGATGACCGAAGGCCAAGGAGCCACGCTGATGGTGACGGGGCTGTCGGACGAGGAGCTGGCCGTGACCGCAGCGGCCGAAGCTGCCGCTCATGCCGCAGCCACCGAGGAAGCTCAGGCGCTCGCCATCCAGGCCGTCCTCCAGGCAGCTCAGCAAGCCGTcatga GCGAGGGAGATTCCACAGCAGAAACCCAACAGCCTACAAACATCCCAATCATGCTGACGCAGCAGGAGCTTGCAGCacttgtccagcagcagcagctgcaggaggctcAGGCAGCTGCTCAGCAAGCCTCGGTGGGCACCAGTCTACCCACCGAGGGCCTCGCCCCCGCCGACAGCCTCAACGACCCCTCCGTCGAGAGCAACGGGCACAATGAGATGGCTGCCGCCGTCACCAGCGCCGTGGCCTCATTGCTTCCGTGTGCCACCGCAGAGA CGCTCGCTCCATCGAGCACGTTTGCGCCCGTTGTGTCGGTGGCGAGTCCCGCCAAactgcaggctgcagccacTTTAGCAGAGGTGGCCAACGGCATCGAGGGAGAG AAGCAAGACCCTCAACCAGCCCCAGTGAAACCAGctgtaaagaaagaaaaccagtGGTTCGACGTTGGAATTGTTAAAGTTACAAATATGGTCGTCACACACTTTTATGTGCCAGCGGATGATTCCCATGGAGAC GATGACTCTGGTGTCGTGCCAGACTACGCTCAGATGAAGAaaatggagctgcagcctggaacGGCTTACAAGTTCCGTGTTGCGGGAATCAACGCTTGTGGCCGCGGGTCCTTTTCAGAGATATCCGCTTTCAAGACTTGCCTACCGGGCTTCCCCGGAGCGCCGTGCGCCATCAAAATTAGCAAG AGCTCGGATGGTGCTCACCTGACCTGGGAGCCGCCGTCTGTGACGTCGGGGAAGATCATCGAGTACTCGGTGTATCTTGCCATCCAGAGCAACCAGACGGCCGAAGCCAAGGCCTCCACACCAGCACAGCTAGCCTTCATGCGGGTATATTGTGGACCCAACCCATCGTGCTTGGTGCAGTCGTCCAGCCTCTCCAACGCACACATCGACTACACCACCAAGCCAGCCATCATCTTCCGTATCGCCGCCCGCAACGAGAAGGGCTACGGCCCCGCCACTCAAGTTCGATGGCTCCAAG AATCTGGCAAAGACGCTTCCTCTGCGAAACCGGCTCCCAAAAGACCAGGCACCTCCCCTGACGC TAAGGCTACTGGTCCAAAGAAAGCGAGGACGGACCAGTGA
- the hcfc1a gene encoding host cell factor 1a isoform X2 yields the protein MSATGTTASVLQPRWKRVLGWSGPVPRPRHGHRAVAIKELMVVFGGGNEGIVDELHVYNTATNQWFIPAVRGDIPPGCAAYGFVCDGTRLLVFGGMVEYGKYSNDLYELQASRWEWKKLKAKNPKNGPPPCPRLGHSFSLVGNKCYLFGGLANDSEDPKNNIPRYLNDLYTLELRAGSSVVGWDIPITYGVLPPPRESHTAVVYTDKASRKSRLIIYGGMSGCRLGDLWTLDIDTLTWNKPSVSGTAPLPRSLHSATTITNKMYVFGGWVPLVMDDVKVATHEKEWKCTNTLACLNLDNMCWETVLMDTLEDNIPRARAGHCAVAINSRLYVWSGRDGYRKAWNNQVCCKDLWYLETERPHAPARVQLVRANTNSLEVSWGAVSTADTYLLQLQKYDIPATPAAASPAMSATSSLPVNSPKSPAPAAAAPSAQSLPQTAVLKVAAQQSATGASVVTVRPSQPIKSPVTVTSLPPGVRMVVPAQSTQGTPIGSSPQMSGMAALAAAAAATQKIPPSSAGTVLNVPAGATILKTVAVTPGATTMKVASPVMVSNPATRMLKTAAAQVGTAAAASPTTTRPIITVHKSGTVTVSQQAQVVTTVVGGVTKTITLVKSPLAMGGSGAMISNLGKMMSVVQTKPVQTSAVTGQASTNPLTQIIQTKGPLPAGTILKLVTSADGKPTTIITTSQAGGTGNKPTILNISGVSPTTTKQGTTIIKTIPMSAIMTQPGATGVTSSTGIKTPITILTTKVMTTGTPGKIITAVPKLATAAGQQGLTQVVLKGAPGQPGTILRTVPMSTMGGVRLVTPVTVSAVKPTVTTLVVKGTTGVTTLGTVSGTVSTSLAGNTVDSSNASLVTPITTLGTIATLSSQVITPSAMTVSAAQTSLTSASTLPSSTMTVQNQPTQVTLITTPSGVEAQPVQDLPVSILASPTSEQPSSTEAGAAGDGSGTVTLVCSNPPCETHETGTTNTATTSSATMGAGKVCSNPPCETHETGTTNTATTSSATIGAGKVCSNPPCETHETGTTNTATTSSATIGVGKVCSNPPCETHETGTTNTATTSSATIGAGKVCSNPPCETHETGTTNTATTASSNMSALRVCSNPPRETHETGTTNTATTASANIGQPQQVCSNPPCETHVTGTTNTATQSSSNMNTSLTGTTQRVCSNPPCETHETGTTNTPSTATSSMGGEQTSTVTGIVQQECSNPPCETHETGTTNTATTATCSMETTEGTATQQTEGEAKAASNTEVVATTAATDIVTTTQGRAITTVTQSTPAPGPSVPLISSITEGVSTAESSTEEPMQTDETPSAESAPAAEEAAAAVAMEAQAEGETAAAAALNLPSELMTEGQGATLMVTGLSDEELAVTAAAEAAAHAAATEEAQALAIQAVLQAAQQAVMSEGDSTAETQQPTNIPIMLTQQELAALVQQQQLQEAQAAAQQASVGTSLPTEGLAPADSLNDPSVESNGHNEMAAAVTSAVASLLPCATAETLAPSSTFAPVVSVASPAKLQAAATLAEVANGIEGEKQDPQPAPVKPAVKKENQWFDVGIVKVTNMVVTHFYVPADDSHGDDDSGVVPDYAQMKKMELQPGTAYKFRVAGINACGRGSFSEISAFKTCLPGFPGAPCAIKISKSSDGAHLTWEPPSVTSGKIIEYSVYLAIQSNQTAEAKASTPAQLAFMRVYCGPNPSCLVQSSSLSNAHIDYTTKPAIIFRIAARNEKGYGPATQVRWLQESGKDASSAKPAPKRPGTSPDAKATGPKKARTDQ from the exons ATGTCTGCCACTGGGACCACGGCGTCAGTTCTGCAGCCGCGGTGGAAACGGGTCCTCGGATGGTCCGGTCCGGTTCCGCGGCCCAGACATGGACACAGAGCAGTGGCCATAAAGGAGCTTATGGTCGTCTTTGGTGGTGGAAATGAGGGGATTGTTGATGAACTACACGTATATAATACAG cTACAAACCAGTGGTTCATCCCAGCAGTCCGTGGCGATATTCCTCCAGGTTGTGCTGCCTATGGGTTTGTCTGCGATGGCACAAGGTTGTTGGTATTTGGTGGAATGGTTGAATATGGAAAGTACAGCAATGATCTCTATGAGCTTCAG GCCAGCAGATGGGAatggaaaaaattaaaagccaaaAATCCAAAGAATGGCCCCCCTCCTTGTCCTCGTCTTGGCCACAGTTTTTCTCTAGTTGGCAACAAATGCTACTTGTTTGGTGGACTAGCTAATGACAGCGAGGacccaaaaaacaacattcCCAG atatttaaatgatttgtaCACACTTGAGCTCCGTGCTGGTTCTAGTGTGGTAGGATGGGATATTCCTATTACTTATGGAGTTCTGCCTCCTCCGCGGGAAAGCCACACTGCTGTCGTATACACAGACAAGGCAAGCAGGAAATCACGGCTGATAATTTATGGAGGGATGAGTGGCTGTCGCCTTGGAGATCTGTGGACTCTTGACATTG ATACCCTTACATGGAACAAACCTTCAGTTAGTGGGACAGCTCCGCTTCCAAGAAGTCTTCACTCTGCCACCACTATCACAAACAA GATGTACGTTTTTGGAGGATGGGTTCCTTTAGTAATGGATGATGTCAAAGTGGCCACGCATGAGAAAGAGTGGAAGTGCACAAACACCCTTGCCTGCCTAAATCTCG ATAACATGTGCTGGGAAACAGTGTTGATGGATACTCTTGAGGACAACATCCCCAGGGCCCGTGCTGGCCACTGTGCTGTGGCCATCAATTCCCGACTCTACGTTTGGAGTGGCCGTGATGGTTATCGCAAAGCCTGGAACAACCAGGTTTGTTGTAAAGACCTCTGGTACCTAGAAACAG AGCGTCCACATGCCCCCGCCAGGGTGCAGTTAGTCCGTGCCAACACAAACTCCCTGGAGGTGAGCTGGGGTGCCGTTTCAACGGCTGACACCTACTTACTGCAGCTTCAGAAGTATGACATCCCTGCaactccagctgcagcttctccagccatgAGTGCAACCTCCTCACTGCCAGTAAACTCTCCCAAGAGCCCCGCCCCGGCTGCTGCAGCCCCCTCAGCTCAGAGTTTACCACAGACAG CTGTGTTAAAGGTTGCAGCTCAGCAGTCTGCAACGGGTGCATCTGTTGTCACCGTTCGACCCAGTCAGCCCATAAAATCTCCTGTcactgtgacatcacttcctccaggAGTTCGAATGGTAGTTCCTGCACAGTCCACTCAAGGAACG CCAATTGGTTCCAGCCCTCAGATGAGTGGCATGGcagctttagcagcagctgcagcagcaacacagaagATCCCACCTTCGTCTGCAGGCACAGTTCTCAACGTTCCTGCTGGTGCAACTATTCTCAAGACAGTCGCTGTGACTCCTGGTGCTACCACCATGAAAGTTGCTTCTCCGGTCATG GTCAGCAACCCAGCCACACGGATGCTAAAAACCGCTGCAGCACAGGTgggcacagcagcagcagcatctcctacCACCACCAGACCCATCATCACTGTGCACAAGTCAGGCACTGTCACAGTGTCTCAGCAGGCCCAAGTGGTAACCACCGTAGTGGGAGGAGTTACCAAAACCATTACTCTGGTTAAGAGTCCCCTCGCTATGGGCGGAAGTGGCGCTATG ATCTCCAACCTTGGCAAGATGATGTCTGTGGTGCAGACCAAGCCAGTGCAGACATCAGCTGTCACAGGCCAGGCTTCCACCAACCCTCTCACACAGATCATACAG aCAAAGGGTCCGCTCCCAGCCGGCACCATTTTAAAGCTCGTGACTTCTGCAGATGGCAAGCCTACAACTATCATTACCACATCTCaggcaggaggaacaggaaatAAGCCCACTATCCTGAACATCAGTGGAGTTTCTCCTACCACCACTAAACAGGGCACCACGATTATTAAAACCATCCCCATGTCGGCCATCATGACACAGCCTGGTGCTACAG GTGTAACAAGCAGCACAGGCATCAAAACCCCCATCACAATCCTTACCACAAAGGTGATGACCACTGGAACTCCGGGGAAGATCATCACTGCAGTGCCCAAACTCGCCACTGCAGCTGGTCAACAGGGTCTTACACAG GTGGTGTTAAAGGGAGCTCCCGGCCAGCCTGGCACCATTTTGCGGACTGTACCAATGAGCACAATGGGGGGTGTACGGCTTGTCACACCAGTGACTGTGTCTGCTGTTAAACCCACTGTCACAACGCTGGTTGTCAAGGGGACCACAG GTGTCACCACGCTTGGGACAGTGAGTGGTACTGTCTCCACCAGCCTGGCAGGAAATACAGTCGACAGTTCCAACGCCTCTCTGGTTACCCCCATCACCACACTGGGGACCATTGCTACCTTGTCCAGCCAGGTCATCACCCCATCCGCTATGACTGTGTCTGCTGCCCAGACTAGTCTAACGTCTGCGTCCACGCTGCCCTCCTCAACCATGACTGTTCAG AATCAGCCCACCCAGGTGACTCTAATCACAACTCCAAGTGGTGTAGAAGCTCAGCCAGTCCAGGATCTACCAGTGTCCATCCTGGCTTCACCCACGTCTGAACAGCCCAGCTCCActgaggctggagcagctggtgatgGGTCTGGGACTGTGACCCTGGTCTGCTCAAACCCACCTTGTGAGACCCACGAGACAGGAACAACCAATACAGCTACAACTTCCTCTGCTACCATGGGAGCAGGAAAAGTGTGTTCCAACCCACCCTGTGAGACCCACGAGACGGGAACAACCAATACAGCTACAACTTCCTCTGCTACCATCGGAGCGGGAAAAGTGTGCTCCAACCCACCCTGTGAGACCCACGAGACGGGAACAACCAATACAGCTACAACTTCCTCTGCTACCATCGGAGTGGGAAAAGTGTGTTCCAACCCACCTTGTGAGACCCACGAGACGGGAACAACCAATACAGCTACAACTTCCTCTGCTACCATCGGAGCAGGAAAAGTGTGCTCCAACCCACCCTGTGAGACCCACGAGACAGGGACTACCAACACGGCCACAACTGCATCTTCAAACATGTCTGCACTCCGTGTATGCTCCAACCCACCGCGTGAGACCCACGAAACTGGGACAACTAACACAGCAACCACAGCATCAGCTAATATAGGACAGCCCCAGCAGGTGTGCTCCAATCCACCCTGTGAAACCCACGTCACAGGTACCACCAACACAGCAACCCAGTCCTCCTCTAACATGAACACAAGCCTGACAGGAACCACGCAGAGGGTGTGCTCAAACCCGCCCTGTGAAACACACGAGACGGGGACCACCAACACCCCGTCCACGGCCACCTCCAGCATGGGAGGTGAGCAGACAAGTACAGTTACGGGCATTGTCCAGCAGGAATGTTCAAACCCACCTTGTGAAACGCATGAAACTGGGACCACCAACACAGCCACCACTGCTACCTGTAGCATGGAAACAACTGAAGGAACAG CCACCCAGCAGACGGAAGGGGAAGCTAAAGCCGCTAGCAACACGGAGGTAGTTGCCACCACTGCAGCGACTGACATCGTTACCACCACTCAGGGCAGGGCCATCACTACTGTCACTCAGTCTACTCCAGCCCCCGGACCATCTGTTCCT TTGATTTCATCGATCACAGAGGGCGTGAGCACTGCTGAGAGCTCCacagaggaacccatgcagaccGATGAGACGCCATCAGCTGAGTCGGCACCTGCGGCGGAGGAGGCTGCGGCAGCAGTGGCGATGGAGGCGCAGGCGGAA GGGGAGACggccgcagcagcagcgttgAATCTTCCCTCCGAGCTGATGACCGAAGGCCAAGGAGCCACGCTGATGGTGACGGGGCTGTCGGACGAGGAGCTGGCCGTGACCGCAGCGGCCGAAGCTGCCGCTCATGCCGCAGCCACCGAGGAAGCTCAGGCGCTCGCCATCCAGGCCGTCCTCCAGGCAGCTCAGCAAGCCGTcatga GCGAGGGAGATTCCACAGCAGAAACCCAACAGCCTACAAACATCCCAATCATGCTGACGCAGCAGGAGCTTGCAGCacttgtccagcagcagcagctgcaggaggctcAGGCAGCTGCTCAGCAAGCCTCGGTGGGCACCAGTCTACCCACCGAGGGCCTCGCCCCCGCCGACAGCCTCAACGACCCCTCCGTCGAGAGCAACGGGCACAATGAGATGGCTGCCGCCGTCACCAGCGCCGTGGCCTCATTGCTTCCGTGTGCCACCGCAGAGA CGCTCGCTCCATCGAGCACGTTTGCGCCCGTTGTGTCGGTGGCGAGTCCCGCCAAactgcaggctgcagccacTTTAGCAGAGGTGGCCAACGGCATCGAGGGAGAG AAGCAAGACCCTCAACCAGCCCCAGTGAAACCAGctgtaaagaaagaaaaccagtGGTTCGACGTTGGAATTGTTAAAGTTACAAATATGGTCGTCACACACTTTTATGTGCCAGCGGATGATTCCCATGGAGAC GATGACTCTGGTGTCGTGCCAGACTACGCTCAGATGAAGAaaatggagctgcagcctggaacGGCTTACAAGTTCCGTGTTGCGGGAATCAACGCTTGTGGCCGCGGGTCCTTTTCAGAGATATCCGCTTTCAAGACTTGCCTACCGGGCTTCCCCGGAGCGCCGTGCGCCATCAAAATTAGCAAG AGCTCGGATGGTGCTCACCTGACCTGGGAGCCGCCGTCTGTGACGTCGGGGAAGATCATCGAGTACTCGGTGTATCTTGCCATCCAGAGCAACCAGACGGCCGAAGCCAAGGCCTCCACACCAGCACAGCTAGCCTTCATGCGGGTATATTGTGGACCCAACCCATCGTGCTTGGTGCAGTCGTCCAGCCTCTCCAACGCACACATCGACTACACCACCAAGCCAGCCATCATCTTCCGTATCGCCGCCCGCAACGAGAAGGGCTACGGCCCCGCCACTCAAGTTCGATGGCTCCAAG AATCTGGCAAAGACGCTTCCTCTGCGAAACCGGCTCCCAAAAGACCAGGCACCTCCCCTGACGC TAAGGCTACTGGTCCAAAGAAAGCGAGGACGGACCAGTGA